agcattttttttcccagaactgAAGGAAGAAGCATGTTTGTAATCACTGCACTGGTGGCCATCAGAGGAACTGATTGAGCGAGAGGAGAACTGAACTTAGTTCTAAGTggggagagcagaaagcaggcagCTGCCTTGCTTGGGCACCGTGTGCGGCTCCCTTGGCCTCCACAGAGCATCCCTGCACAGCAGCCACGTTTtggggctgccaggagcaggaacAAGGCTTTCTGCCCCCAAAACCCAGCTGGTGATGTTCCCCCTTGCTGTTCCACAAGTTTGGGGACCTGTGCCACCTCTCCAGCTTGTGTGTCAGGATGCCCAGCTCCCCTTTACCAGCCCCTCACTTATCCACGTGACACCTGATTTCTGGGGTGCTCACAGGCAAGCTTCACATCCCTGGAGCAGGGACCCCAAATCCAAGGGGAAGGCAAGAGCCCGAGGGCTGGCCAAGGGGAAGGCTGAGAGCAGAGGGCAGTGCCCAGCCATGGGATGTGGTGACTGGGCAGATGCTGCCTGGGAGCATCCCTCCAAGTAAATGCTCAGCTGCTGGAGGCTCTGTGGGCTGACAGCAGATAGGAAAATCCCTctgttgtgtttgtgtgtgtaatgATATGACTCTGGAGGGCACAAACCCAGTTATCACTTTTTCCAAAGTCCCCAGCAGGAAGGCTTGCTCATCCCAAAGCTTTGGGTGGCACTGTCATCTGTGGCAGGGACTTcgtccccccccaccccaggcctggaagctcctgcagctcccaggcaaGCGTGGGCTGAGCCGGGCAGCCTTACTTCCCTCATGCTAAGTGCTTTCTCCTcgggtgctggtggtggtttgCTCTAGCACCCCAGGACAGGTGCTGGCAGACTGCGGGAACAGCTTGTCCCCTGTAACCCATGCTGGGGCACGCGTCAGGTTGGCACAGCATCGTGCAATGCCTACGTGCAGCACCCGTTGTGCCTGTGTGCCAAAGCAGCACAGGGTGTGCAGCAAGGAGAGCTTTGTGGTGCCACAGCTTGCCCGGCTGCGTGCTGCAAGTGCTGAAATGGCTCGGAGGAGTTTTAgggatgtttttatttgtcaCCTCTGAGCACAACAGGGACATGCTGTCCTGTGGGAGGCTCTGTGGGGCGGGGGAGCCTCTGTGAGGAGCTGACAGCCTGTCTGGGAGCCCTGGCTCACTTCTCCTCTGGGGTAGGGTCTCTCAGCACCCACCTTCCTCCTGGGGAGAGGGGTTTGGGTACAAAAGTACCGATCCCTGCTCCTGTGTCTGCCTTGCTCCCAGAGCATGACATGGTGGGACACCTCTCCTTACTGCATCCCTCAGCCCGGGGGGGCTCCTGTCACTTTGGGCTTAAAATACAGGGACAGGCAGGTGCATCTCCCCATGGATCAGCCCCCCATGAGGGCCAGGAGCCGGGACACAGCACCCCTAGCTTCCCTCCTAGTTCACAGCTCTGCCTCGCGTGCTCTGCCCGCAGGAGAAGAAAGGCCAGGAGGTGAAGAAGGGCCCAGAGGTGGAAATCGCGAAGCTGGACAAGCTGCTGAACCTGGTGAGAGCACCAGACAGCACGGCCGGGAAGTGAGCAGTGGGAGCGATGGCTGTGCCGGGCCCCACAGGCAGGCGAACAAACCCTGCTTTGACCAGTGGCCACTTGGCATGCGAGCTGTGGGCCCCGCTCCGCCTGCTctttgcagagcaggagcacTTCATCTCTGTGCCCAGACAAATAAAGAGAGCCACTGAAAGgccggcagtgtgcccttgtccctggggacagcagcctcTCACTGTGCTCAGGCCCCTGGAGCCGTGCAGCACTCgtttcttccccacctgtgtCCGTGCTCGCACCTATTGAGAGCCCCGCGGAGGCAGGAGAGGGCTGGTGCCTCCAGCCCCAGTAAAACCCCGAGATTGCAGCCCCATGGCCCAGCCCGTGCCACCCTAGCTGTGCTTTCACTGCCCCTGAGCTTGGCTGGTTCCACCGCGAGCGGTGGCCAAGCGTGGCATCAGCCACATTTGGGTCCCATTATTTTGGGGTGGCCAGGAGGTGTCTGGGGATCTCACACTGCAGTGGCAGAGGGACGTGCCATCACTCAGACCAGGGCATCGCAGCGACTGCTGGCCACCGGCTCCAAGGACCTCACTCGGAGGCTCGGCCGCCTCTGCCCAGCCGACGGCCACGGGCATGGCTGGGCGCCAGGCTTTGCAGAGCCCTCCCGCTGCTCTGGCGTGTTGAGGCAGAGGGATTAGCTGCTACGTGgctgtggtggcagcaggagccatGGTGGCCTCACTGCATGCTCATGAGCAGGGACAAGACTGTCACCGCTGGAGCCCTGCGCACAACCACCGGGAGTGGGGACCAGCAGCACGCGGTCCACGGGCAGTGGCAGGTGTCTTCCATCTGCTTGGCTGGCCCACGTCCCCTGCCAGCATCCTGTGCCCTGTAACTTAAGGACACCGGTTGGAAACTccagtgccaccagcaccagggctggggctgctcgcTGCTGACAGCCACGTGCTCCAGCCCAGACAGGTTTGTCACCCAGCATTTCAAAGCCACAGAAGGGTGCAGGACGAGCCCCTCCTTGTCACGGCTGCCCAGCAAAGcgcccacagccctgcaggaacATCGGCCACCAGCCCCGGGACACCCACGCATAGCTGTGGGCAGGACACGAGGCCTCCCTGTGACCTCCCTGATTGTTCCCACGCTGCAGCGGGCAcagggcagagctcagagaCACCTCCTGGGTCCTACGACTGGTTTATTAGTCTAGTAAAAACACGACTGCAAAGGGATGTTAGCTACACCTGACATGGGAAGGAACCAGGGGTTTCGCTAGGCCTGCGCGAAGACCCCGACTTGCGtccccctggcacagcccacctctccagcccctTATTGCAGCGGCTGTGCCAGCAGGGACCAGGTGCCCCGGGGCTATTGCTCCACTCTAGGAGCTACTCCAAAACCCACAGGCAGGATAGAGGAAGCAGCTGTCAGGCTTGGGGACAAACCAGACCAAGCGTCCCTCACTACAGAGCCACCGTGGCCCTGGAGAAGGGGGGCCAGGCTGACCCCCTGTCCCCAAGCATCAGGGCTGGAAGACCCTTCAGTGCCGTTTGGCTGGGCACTCCAACTCTGAAATACTCCGTGGGGGCTCAAGCAGGCAGCACTGGAACACAGGGAGGTGCCACTGGCACGTGCAGGTCCCCAACTGAGGCAGCACACCAGGAGGTGCCTGTCACTGCAAAGGGCGCTTGGACAGCCCCGATCCCCCTGCAAAACACCACTCCAGGCTGCTCTCATGGGGGACAGCACCAGGGACGGGGACATGTCCCCTGCCTACGGGCTGGCTGGCCTTGGCCGGCGTCTGGGCAGGTGTAGGGCAGGCAGGGATAGGCGCCCAGCAAGGAGGGCAAGGAAGGTGTTCTTCTGGCAGTGTCAGTGCTAACGCTGGAGGGGACTAACAGACAGACTGGGGACAAATGGACAGCCCAAGTGGCCCTCTGCACCCCCATGGCTCACCAAacccagccagctgctggggcaggtgggTGCTAGctgccccctgcaccccagggccaccccagcacccaccccagtaacacccctgcagctgcagggccgGGGCTGCTGGGGTCCCCCCAGGCACGGTGCcactgcaggcagccagctcaCTGGTGCCAGCCCCATCACCTCCCCTCTCTgagcccccagccagccccattCAGGTCTGCGATGCAATGAGGAGCTGGTGGCCGAATCTCCACATGCCGCTGTCCCCAGGAGAAGGGCAGAGTATGTCCCCAAACCCGGGCCACCAGCACCACAGAGGAGCCCACAGGCCGGCCCTGAATACAGGGTGTGCTCGAGGGCACGGCTCCTGCCATGcttgctggctgcagggacCAAGCATGTCCCCACAGCAcatccccagctgctgtgtctCTGTCCTTGCAGTCACCACAGGCATCTGCAGGGCATCCATGCACCAGGACCGCAAAGGTGAAGGGCTCTGCCCCACGTCATGCCCCTGCAAACAGCTCAGcatcccctctgctcccacccTGCTTGGCCAGCACCACCATCTCGGCATGGACACTATGTCCAGGTAAGCGCAGCTCCTTCAGCACAGCCAGGTGCCCAcgtccccgagccccccagcaccgcctGCCTGCACGgctcagggctgcagcaggtaCTTCTCCTCATTCCTTGCCTCATCTGCATCAGAGGAGGGGCCCTTCTTGGGGCACGACGGGGTCCTGCAGGCCTTGcagaggatgaggaagaggatgaggatgagCAACGCGATGATGCAGTTAAAAGAAATCGCAACGACTGCTCCGGTGGAGAGAGCCGCCCCCATCGCTGCTGCCCTGTGGGGAGAAGTGGGACCCCCGGCTCCGCCCCGCGCTTGGGATGCCGGCGCAGCCTTTGCCCAGGGGCATTGGCGGGGGACAGAGAGGACAGCTGTGGTGCTGGCAGGGACAGCCCGGGGgtcaggcaggcagcaggacgGCATCACCCCTGACACGGCTAGGCCTCCAGGAGCCGTGACCTCGGCTTCACCGGGGGAGGCTCGAGCTTTCTCAAGGCTTCCTCTCTGGCAGTGCTGCAAGGCTGTGTCTTCTCCCTCGTGGACCTGGAAGGGAGAAAGTCACCGTCACCGCCAGCACCAGGGGACGGGGTGCCCAAGCCCCCTGGGGGAGGCGGCAGCTACCTCCTGCAAAGCCCCGGCCCCAACGTGGCTCAAGGGGATGGAGGTTGCCATTTGGGGGGCCCCTTGTAGCCTCCACGGGCACTCCCTCCATCCCAGGCCAGGGTCGGGGTGACGGAGCCGGAGGTGTCCCGGGggccctcccagccccaaatcccGGCTCGAGCCTCCCTCCCGGGCAGCCTCGGCCCTGCTGCCGGCCCCCGGCCGCTCTCCGTGCGCTTCTCCCTCCCGGGCCCTGAGCCCCAAAACGGAGCGAGCCCCCCCCGGAATACCGGGGGGAAGGgaggtgcccccagcccccagtgCGGATCCCACAGCCGAAGAAGAGCCCCGGAGAGCACCGGGCGGCAGCAACAGGTCCCGCCGGAGCCTCCCTCCCGTCCCGGGGCCCCGGCGTTACCTGCCTCCCGCTTCGCCCCGCGAACCGTCGGGACCCCGCGGGCGGCACTGCTGGGACCGGGGGTCCCGGGTGTCCCGGGGGTGCCCAGGTCCGGGGGTTCCGGGGGTGCCGGTAccggcgcggggccgcccggAGGTGCCGCAGCCCCTCGCGCTTCCGCTGCCTCCCGCCGCCACCGGGGGCGGCTCCCGCCGGCGCCCTGCCCTCGGCCACGCCCCCTCTGGGCTGACCATGCCCCCTTCCTCGCTGGCCACGCCACCTCCCGCCAGCCCCGCCGCTATTGCGGCGTGTGGACAGGAGTGTGCACAGCGGCGTGTGCGCACGCGGTTGAACAcgcacatgcatgcacatagGCACGTGCACGCACCTTTGCACACcctcacacacatgcatgcactcCGGCGTGTGCACACACGTTTGCACACccacacatacatgcatatgCATGCATACGTTTGCACACATACATTTGCacgtgcatgcacacacaggaCTGCATGAGCATTTGCACGCAGATGGGCATGTGCACAGATGCTCACACACGTGTGGTGATACACAGATGCTCGCACACGTGTGCTTtcacatgcacatacatgcttgcacacacacatgcacacacacacgcacacgtcAGTCCCATGTACACAGGGACCCTGTGAC
This Cygnus olor isolate bCygOlo1 chromosome W unlocalized genomic scaffold, bCygOlo1.pri.v2 SUPER_W7, whole genome shotgun sequence DNA region includes the following protein-coding sequences:
- the LOC121063034 gene encoding adropin-like, which produces MGAALSTGAVVAISFNCIIALLILILFLILCKACRTPSCPKKGPSSDADEARNEEKYLLQP